Within Caulobacter segnis, the genomic segment ACCGCGGCGACTATCTGTGGATGGACCGCTGGACCGTCGCCAATGGCACCTACACCCCGGCTCGCCTGCGCTATCGCCGCATCGATCGCGAGACCAAGCGCTCGATGATCAACGGCGCGCTGCAGTTCAAGCCGACCAGCGACCTGCAGGTCGACGTGATCGCGACCTACGCCAAGGACAAGACGACCCAGGACATCCACCAGCAGGTCTTCCTGTTCACGACGCCGTCGGCCTCGAACGTCGTGCCGATCACGGTGACCAACGGCACCGCGACCAAGGTGCAGGTGAACAACTTCCGGCTGGAGAACAACCACCAGTTCGAGAACCGGCCGCAGTCGACCGGCGCCCTGACGGGCAACATCCACTACACCGGCCTCGAGAACTGGGACTTCAAGGCGGTCGGCCACTATTCGCGCGGCAGCGCGCAGCATAACGAAGAGGCCGCGATCCTGGGGATCAACATCCCCAGCGCCACGGTCGACATCAGCAACCCGAAGAACATCGTCTTCACGACGTCGACGGCGCTGACCGATACGGCCCAGTACAATACGGCTACCCTGATCCGGAACACCTATCCGAACGGCGCCTATCGCACGATCGACTCCTACGAGGACGCCGGCCAGTTCGACGCCAAGCGCTACACCGACTTCGGGATCCTCGAGTCCGTCGCCGTCGGCGCCAAGATCCGCAAGGAAGTGCTCAAGCGCTACGTGGTCCGCAAGGACGGCCAGAACACCATTCCGGCCTCGTACTCGCCGACCATGGCCGCCACCGGCATCGCCATCACCAACTTCCTGGACGGCGACATGACCTTGCCGGCCGCCTGGGTGTCGCCGAACCTCGACGTCTATCGCGCCGCGCTGAAGGCCCAGGGCGTTTCGATCTACGAAGCCTTCGACCCGGCCGGCAGCTTCCGCGTCGAGCGTGAGCTGACCTCGTTCTACGCCATGGCCAATCTGAAGGGCGAGGTGCTGTCCAAGACCTTCCGCGGCAATGTCGGCGTGCGCAGCGAAAGCACCGACCAGACCGTGAAGGGCTATATAGGCGGCGCCGCCAACCCGCAGAACACTGAAGTGAAGCTGGTCGCCGGCAACTACACGACCAAGAAGTCCTACGACAACATCCTGCCGTCGGCGAACTTCAGCGTCGACCTGACCGACAACCTGCTGCTGCGCGTCGCCGCGGCCAAGGTGCTGGTGCGTCCGATCATCGACTCCAACAACCAGCTGGCCACCACGGTGACCACCTCGACGGACACCACCGGCCACAAGGTCAACACGATCTCGATCGGTCAGGGCGACCTGAACCCGATGACCGCCAACCAGCTGGATGTCAGCCTGGAGTGGTACTACGGTCAGGGCAACGGCCTGTCGGCGGGCTTCTTCTCGAAGAAGGTCAAGAACGGCGTCTTCACCCAACTGGTCTGCCCGACCGCGTACGAGGGCACGGCGCTGAGCAAGGACGCCAGCGGCGTCTGCGTCTCGGCCGCGGGTGACACCTATTCGATCACCCAGAGCTTCAACGACGCCCGCACGGTCGACATCCACGGCTACGAGCTGAACTGGCAACAGTCGTTCGACGCCTGGCTGCCGATCAACGGTTTCGGCCTGATCGCCAACTACACCCACGTGAACCCGGCGACCTCGACGACCGGCTTCCGTCTGGCGAACCTGTCGGAGCATACCGCCAACGGCACGGTGTACTGGGAAAACCAGACTTTCAGCGCCCGCCTGTCCGCCAACTACCGCAGCGCCTATGACCAGACCTCGGTGGAGAGCTTCTTCTCCGGGCCGCTTGGCCACACGGTCGCCGCGCGGACCCAGTTCGACCTGAACCTGGGCTACAACTTCAACGAACACCTGAGCTTCGCATTCGCGGCGATGAACATCAACAACGCGCAGGAGAAGGCCTACCTCGGCAACTCCAGCCGCTGGCAGATGTCGTCGGCCACGGGCCCCAGCTACTACCTCTCGTTCCAATACAAGATGTAGCGACTTCGGCGCGGCGCCCGCGTCCTCCCTTTGGCGCCGTGTCCTCCCCGGGTCCCGCCGCCGCTCCACCGGAGCGCGCGGGACCTTTTCTCCTGGCGCCCGCCGCTCCATTCTCCTGAGCGGCGGGCGTCCTTTTCGCAAGATTCCTTCCTGAGACCTCGAGGCCGATGACCGCAGACCTGAACCGACGCCAGGCGCTGGTCGCCGCGATCGCCGCCGCCGCCGCGCCGTCCGCCTTCGCCGCCAGCCCGGCCAGCGGAACCGCCGCCGCGAAGGCCAGCCTGGATCGTCTGTTCGGCAAGCGTCTGGCCGGCGCGGCCCTGACCCTCAAGTCTGGCGCGGGGCAGCCCTGGTATTCGGTGACCGGCAAGGGCGGCCAGGTCGCGATCGCCGGCGACAGTCCCGTGGCCTTGGTTCGCGGGGCCTATGCCTATCTGCGCCAGGCGGGTCTGGCCCATGTCAGCTGGGAAGGCGACCGGGTCGCCCAGGGCGGCGTCTTGCCCGCCGTCGCCACCGGAAAGGTCGAGACCCCGTTCCGCCACCGCGCCTATCTCAACACCTGCACCTACGGCTACACGACCCCCTGGTGGGGTTGGAAGCGCTGGACGCGCGAGATCGACTGGATGGCGGCGCACGGCGTCGACATGCCGCTGGCCATGGAAGGCCAGGAATATGTCTGGCGGGCCCTGTGGCGCGAGTTCGGCCTGAGCGAGGCCGAGCTGGCCGACTATTTCTCCGGTCCCGCTTTCACGCCCTGGCACCGCATGGGCAATATCGAGGGCTATCGCGCGCCGCTGCCCACCAACTGGATCGACAAGAAGAAGACCCTGCAGACCCAGATCCTGGGCCGCATGCGGTCGCTGGGCATGACCCCGATCCTGCCGGCGTTCGGCGGCTACGTGCCCAAGGCCTTCGCCCAGAAGAACCCCAAGGCCCGCATCTACCGCATGCGGCCGTGGGAGGGCTTCCACGAGACCTACTGGCTGGATCCGGCCGACCCGCTGTTCGCCAGGATCGCGGGCCGGTTCCTGGCGCTGTACACCCAGACCTACGGGACCGGGACCTACTACCTGGCCGACTCGTTCAACGAGATGCTGCCGCCGATCAACGCCGACGGGGCCGACGCCCGCGACGCGGCCTATGGCGACGGGACGGCCAACACGGCGGCGACCAAGACCAAGGTCGAGGTCGATCCGGCCCTGAAGGCCCAGCGCCTGGCGGCCTACGGCAAGGCGATCTACGACTCGATCCGCCAGGCGCGGCCTGACGCGGTGTGGGTGATGCAGGGCTGGCTGTTCGGCGCCGACAGCCACTTCTGGGACCCGGCGGCGATCTCGGCCTATCTGAGCCGGGTTCCCGACGACAAGCTGATGATCCTGGACATCGGCAACGACCGCTATCCGGCGGTGTGGAAGAACGCCAAGGCCTTCGGCGGCAAGCCTTGGATCTATGGCTATGTCCATAACTACGGCGGCAGCAATCCGGTCTATGGCGACCTAGACTACTACCGCCAGGACATTCCGGGCATCGCGGCCAATCCCGACAAGGGCAAGCTGGCCGGGTTCGGCATGTTCCCCGAGGGGCTGCACAACAACTCGATCGTCTACGAGGCGGTCTACGACCTGGCCTGGGGCGCGGGGCAGGATAGCACGGCGGCCTGGCTGTCGACCTACGCCCGCTCGCGCTATGGCGAGACGACGCCGCAGCTGGACGCGGCCATGGGCCTGCTGGTCCAGGGCGCCTATTCGACCCGCTACTGGTCGCCGCGCTGGTGGAAGAGCAAGGCCGGGGCCTATCTGTTCTTCAAGCGGCCGACGGCCGGCGTCGCCGACTTCCCGGCCCATCCGGGCGACCGCGCCAAGCTGGACGCGGCCGTGCGGGCGTTGACGGCCCAGGCCGACGCCTATGCCGACCAGCCGCTGTTCGTGCTGGATTTGGTCGACGCGACGCGGCATCTGGCCAGCCTGGAGATCGATGACCAACTGCAAATCGCCGTGGCCGCCTATCGCGCTGGCGATGTCGCCGCCGGCGATCGCGCGCGGGCGCGGATCGAGGCGTTGGCGCTGCGGATCGACGCGCTGCTGGGCGTCCAGCCCGAGACCCTGGCGACCTGGATCGACGACGCCAAGGCGTATGGCGACACCCCGGCCGACGCGGCCGCCTATGTCGCCAACGCCAAGGCCCAGGTCACGGTGTGGGGTGGGGAGGGCAACCTCAACGACTACGCCTCCAAGGCCTGGCAGGGGCTGTATCGCGACTTCTACCTGCCGCGCTGGTCGCGGTTCCTCGACGCGCTGAAGGCGGCCGGGACGGGGGCGTTCGACGAGGCGGCGGTCACCAAGGACGGCATCGCCTGGGAACGCGCCTGGGTCGCCGCCGACAGCGTCTATCGGCGCGAGCCGCCCGCCGATCCCGTCGCCGGGGTCAGGGGGCTGATCGCGCGCCTGGACCAAGCCCACTAGAAGAACACCAAAGGGGGGGAATGAATGACCAAACCCGCGCGCTTCCTGTCCCTGGATGTCTTCCGGGGACTGACGGTCTGCCTGATGATCGTCGTCAATACGATGGGGCCGGGCGCCAAGGCCTACACCCAGTTGGTGCATGCGCCATGGTTCGGGTTCACGGCGGCGGACGCGGTGTTTCCGTCGTTCCTGTTCGCGGTCGGCTGCTCGATGGCCTTCGCCTTCTCGCGGGCGATCCCGTTGGGCGAGTTCGCGGCCAAGGTGCTGCGGCGCG encodes:
- a CDS encoding alpha-N-acetylglucosaminidase, whose amino-acid sequence is MTADLNRRQALVAAIAAAAAPSAFAASPASGTAAAKASLDRLFGKRLAGAALTLKSGAGQPWYSVTGKGGQVAIAGDSPVALVRGAYAYLRQAGLAHVSWEGDRVAQGGVLPAVATGKVETPFRHRAYLNTCTYGYTTPWWGWKRWTREIDWMAAHGVDMPLAMEGQEYVWRALWREFGLSEAELADYFSGPAFTPWHRMGNIEGYRAPLPTNWIDKKKTLQTQILGRMRSLGMTPILPAFGGYVPKAFAQKNPKARIYRMRPWEGFHETYWLDPADPLFARIAGRFLALYTQTYGTGTYYLADSFNEMLPPINADGADARDAAYGDGTANTAATKTKVEVDPALKAQRLAAYGKAIYDSIRQARPDAVWVMQGWLFGADSHFWDPAAISAYLSRVPDDKLMILDIGNDRYPAVWKNAKAFGGKPWIYGYVHNYGGSNPVYGDLDYYRQDIPGIAANPDKGKLAGFGMFPEGLHNNSIVYEAVYDLAWGAGQDSTAAWLSTYARSRYGETTPQLDAAMGLLVQGAYSTRYWSPRWWKSKAGAYLFFKRPTAGVADFPAHPGDRAKLDAAVRALTAQADAYADQPLFVLDLVDATRHLASLEIDDQLQIAVAAYRAGDVAAGDRARARIEALALRIDALLGVQPETLATWIDDAKAYGDTPADAAAYVANAKAQVTVWGGEGNLNDYASKAWQGLYRDFYLPRWSRFLDALKAAGTGAFDEAAVTKDGIAWERAWVAADSVYRREPPADPVAGVRGLIARLDQAH
- a CDS encoding TonB-dependent receptor, translating into MQSGEVLEWSASCLSARRCSVLAPKGSKKGDNKMIEQKNPASATRGRHKAFALALLAGACFADAALAQTAPAPAAESVDEVVVTAFRKSLATALETKRKDIRVSDGISSEDIGKFPSENIAEAIQRIPGVQISNINGRGSTISIRGLGPQYALTTVNGQAFKSSNFTDGFRYDVIQTELASGIQVYKSPTADMDAGGLAGTVNIDTVHPFDVKGRQLILAGKLQKQDLIGGDPTGKYGLTYVDHFFDGKLGVFLGGGYQELKDRGDYLWMDRWTVANGTYTPARLRYRRIDRETKRSMINGALQFKPTSDLQVDVIATYAKDKTTQDIHQQVFLFTTPSASNVVPITVTNGTATKVQVNNFRLENNHQFENRPQSTGALTGNIHYTGLENWDFKAVGHYSRGSAQHNEEAAILGINIPSATVDISNPKNIVFTTSTALTDTAQYNTATLIRNTYPNGAYRTIDSYEDAGQFDAKRYTDFGILESVAVGAKIRKEVLKRYVVRKDGQNTIPASYSPTMAATGIAITNFLDGDMTLPAAWVSPNLDVYRAALKAQGVSIYEAFDPAGSFRVERELTSFYAMANLKGEVLSKTFRGNVGVRSESTDQTVKGYIGGAANPQNTEVKLVAGNYTTKKSYDNILPSANFSVDLTDNLLLRVAAAKVLVRPIIDSNNQLATTVTTSTDTTGHKVNTISIGQGDLNPMTANQLDVSLEWYYGQGNGLSAGFFSKKVKNGVFTQLVCPTAYEGTALSKDASGVCVSAAGDTYSITQSFNDARTVDIHGYELNWQQSFDAWLPINGFGLIANYTHVNPATSTTGFRLANLSEHTANGTVYWENQTFSARLSANYRSAYDQTSVESFFSGPLGHTVAARTQFDLNLGYNFNEHLSFAFAAMNINNAQEKAYLGNSSRWQMSSATGPSYYLSFQYKM